A single window of Streptomyces aquilus DNA harbors:
- a CDS encoding MHYT domain-containing protein, with protein sequence MQGTVDGFSYGLVTPLVAYLMACLGGALGLRCTTRSMLVSNSWRPGWLALGAAAIGSGIWTMHFVAMMGFTVKGAPIHYDKPTTFASLGVAIVMVGVGIFIVGYKGARGTALFTGGTITGLGVASMHYLGMAGMRLNGNLEYNTLTVTASVVIAMVAATAALWAAGQVRGLMWSVGASLVMGLAVSGMHYTGMAALSVHLHGGSAAPSSGDSPAELLAPMMVGPLAFLLIAGVVVMFDPLMVMGKPDWAPVENKPGIPAHAEAAHTARRPTIRTRRGVGHRSSRTPQNR encoded by the coding sequence ATGCAAGGCACGGTCGACGGATTCAGCTACGGACTCGTCACACCGCTGGTGGCCTACCTCATGGCTTGCCTGGGAGGCGCCCTCGGCCTGCGCTGCACCACCAGATCCATGCTGGTCTCGAACTCGTGGCGGCCGGGCTGGCTCGCCCTCGGCGCCGCCGCGATCGGCTCCGGCATATGGACCATGCATTTCGTCGCCATGATGGGGTTCACCGTCAAGGGCGCCCCGATCCACTACGACAAGCCGACGACGTTCGCGAGCCTCGGCGTCGCGATCGTCATGGTGGGCGTCGGGATCTTCATCGTCGGCTACAAGGGCGCCAGGGGAACGGCCCTGTTCACCGGGGGCACCATCACCGGGCTCGGCGTCGCCTCCATGCACTACCTGGGCATGGCCGGCATGCGGCTCAACGGGAACCTGGAGTACAACACGCTCACGGTCACCGCCTCCGTCGTCATAGCCATGGTCGCCGCCACCGCCGCACTGTGGGCGGCCGGCCAGGTCAGGGGGCTGATGTGGAGCGTGGGCGCGAGCCTCGTCATGGGGCTCGCCGTCAGCGGCATGCACTACACGGGCATGGCCGCCCTCAGCGTCCATCTGCACGGCGGCTCCGCCGCCCCGTCCTCGGGCGACTCGCCCGCGGAACTGCTCGCGCCCATGATGGTCGGCCCCCTCGCCTTCCTGCTGATCGCCGGTGTCGTCGTGATGTTCGACCCGCTGATGGTCATGGGCAAACCCGACTGGGCCCCCGTCGAGAACAAGCCAGGTATCCCGGCCCACGCCGAGGCCGCGCACACCGCCCGCCGCCCGACGATCCGCACCCGCCGCGGTGTCGGCCACCGAAGCTCCCGCACCCCGCAGAACCGCTGA
- a CDS encoding glycerophosphodiester phosphodiesterase, whose translation MHARAVAATTTALLGTAALLLPSSGVRAAEDGEPPTVIAHRGASAYAPENTLAAVDAAARLGIHWVENDVQRTKDGELVVIHDDSLQRTTDVEEVFPGRAPWKVKDFTAAEIARLDAGSWFGASYAGARVPTLEQYMRRVERNNQNLLLEIKNPALYPGIEQQTLKVLSDEGWLDQAHRASRLIVQSFSADSVRTVHALKPGVKTAILGTPSVANLSTYATFTDQINPSYSTISPGYVAAVHAFDGAHDKPLKVFAWTVNDAETARRVAGYDVDGIISNKPDVVRDATGGS comes from the coding sequence ATGCACGCGCGCGCCGTTGCCGCCACGACCACCGCGCTTCTGGGGACCGCCGCCCTCCTGCTGCCTTCCTCCGGCGTCCGGGCCGCCGAGGACGGTGAACCGCCCACGGTCATCGCCCACCGGGGCGCCTCCGCCTACGCGCCGGAGAACACCCTGGCCGCCGTCGACGCGGCGGCCAGGCTGGGCATCCACTGGGTAGAGAACGACGTCCAGCGCACCAAGGACGGCGAGCTGGTCGTCATCCACGACGACAGCCTCCAGCGCACCACCGACGTCGAGGAGGTGTTCCCGGGCCGGGCACCCTGGAAGGTGAAGGACTTCACCGCCGCCGAGATCGCGCGCCTCGACGCGGGCAGCTGGTTCGGCGCCTCCTACGCGGGCGCGCGCGTACCGACCCTGGAGCAGTACATGCGCCGGGTGGAGCGCAACAACCAGAACCTGCTCCTGGAGATCAAGAACCCCGCCCTCTACCCGGGCATCGAGCAGCAGACCCTGAAGGTCCTCTCCGACGAGGGCTGGCTCGACCAGGCGCACCGCGCGAGCCGGCTGATCGTGCAGAGCTTCAGCGCGGACAGCGTGCGCACCGTCCACGCGCTGAAGCCCGGCGTCAAGACCGCCATCCTGGGTACGCCGTCCGTCGCGAACCTGTCGACGTACGCGACGTTCACCGACCAGATCAACCCGTCGTACAGCACCATCTCCCCCGGGTACGTCGCCGCCGTCCACGCGTTCGACGGGGCGCACGACAAACCGCTGAAGGTCTTCGCCTGGACCGTCAACGACGCGGAGACGGCCCGCCGGGTCGCCGGGTACGACGTGGACGGCATCATCAGCAACAAGCCGGACGTGGTGCGGGACGCGACCGGCGGGTCCTGA
- a CDS encoding methylated-DNA--[protein]-cysteine S-methyltransferase: MDSHGQNEQQVVWAVVGTDIGPLLLAATRAGLVNVVFHATDPVRDKALDRLASRLGSEPVEAPGSPLLAEPIRQVEAYFAGRRRDFELSLDWSLISGFNRQVLRELAAGVPYGSVVGYGDLAGRVGQPGAAQAVGVAMGSNPLPVVVPCHRVVESDGGIGGFGGGLETKRKLLALEGVLPEPLF; the protein is encoded by the coding sequence ATGGACAGCCATGGGCAGAACGAGCAGCAGGTCGTATGGGCCGTCGTCGGCACCGACATCGGCCCCCTGCTGCTGGCCGCGACCCGCGCGGGCCTCGTCAACGTCGTGTTCCACGCCACCGACCCGGTGCGCGACAAGGCACTGGACCGGCTCGCCTCCCGTCTGGGCAGCGAGCCCGTCGAGGCGCCCGGCTCCCCGCTGCTGGCCGAGCCGATACGCCAGGTCGAGGCGTACTTCGCGGGCCGGCGGCGCGATTTCGAGCTGTCCCTGGACTGGTCGCTGATCTCCGGCTTCAACCGCCAGGTGCTGCGCGAGCTGGCGGCCGGGGTGCCGTACGGCAGTGTCGTGGGGTACGGCGATCTGGCCGGCCGGGTCGGTCAGCCGGGCGCGGCGCAGGCGGTCGGGGTGGCGATGGGCTCCAACCCGTTGCCGGTGGTCGTGCCCTGCCACCGGGTCGTGGAGAGCGACGGCGGGATCGGCGGGTTCGGGGGCGGCCTGGAGACCAAGCGGAAGCTGCTCGCCCTGGAGGGCGTGCTCCCCGAACCGCTGTTCTAG